Part of the Thunnus maccoyii chromosome 17, fThuMac1.1, whole genome shotgun sequence genome, TCAAATGATCAACGGTAAGCTCATATCTTCTACACTTTTCTACAAGAGTACCTGGCTGCAGCAACATGGCAGACGACAAGCACAATGGTCATCCGTAGACAGGAAGTCATGTGACATTTTGCTATTTCAAAACAAGAGTAGAATTTATCTCCACAAACTTCTAAACAAAGTCAGGAGAACTTTTTCTGCATCCCtgtcatttctcattttaaatcttaaaaatgaatttagaatttaattaaaaaaaacattaaaaaaaattttaattcatttttttaaacaacattcTTCTTTGTTGAATTTGCAATTTTTCCAGTGACTATACAGAACATATAATGAAGGCCTATTGTACAGctcctaaaaaaataaatggctATTACTCCATTTTAAGTAACAGCATTCCTCTTTATCAGGCTGAAGTTCTAAATACCCAGcctggccaaaagtatgtggacaactGAACATTTTCACCACATGTGATAAGTGATTGTGATACCATGGACATTCATCTGCTACTACAGCCTCCACTGACTCTGGTTTCAGTCTTTTATTTCTCACCatttaatatacagtaacaAAGTGTCAGACACAGCACGAGGACACCTCAGGGGACGGTCCTATCTCCCTTTCTGTTCACACTCTACACCTCAGACTTCAGATACTGTTTACAGTCCTGCCACCTGCAGAAGTTGGCAGAAAGGTCAGAGCTGTCTGTATTTCCTCAGGAGACTAAGCTCTTTCATCATCTGCAGAACAAACCatgttgcaaatgttttatcacTTGGTGGTGGCCAGCCATCTTCTACACTGTAGTGTGCTGGGGCAGCAGGGTGAAGGCAGCTGATGCTGATAGACTCAATAAGCTCATCAGGAAAGTGGGTTCTTTCCTGGGAGTGGAACTGGAGTCTTTGGTGGAGGTGTCGGAGAGGTGGATGCTGAGGAAACTATTCAGTATTATGGACAAAGCCTCTCATCCCCTGcatgccaaatcataacagaagttatctcagagcacttttcacatagagcaggtctagactctACTCTTTATTTAACAGATTCCCAACATTCCcacatgagcaagcacttggcaacagcagcaaggaaaaactcccctttaacaggaagaaacctcaagcagaactgggctctaggtgggtgCCATCTGCCTGGACCatttgggttgagagagaaagaaggagggagggggaaagagacacagagtagcataataacaacaataataacaataacaacggtaataataatagaaatatgactaataataatgatgatagcAGGCGTGGTCATCAAGCAGGTCCTTGTATGGTCCTCGCCATATTGGGCACTAGTGTTAGCATTTACTCCTTATACTCCTTATACTTTACATTTATTActctattattttttttctcatgttgttgtcatttttgaGCAATCTCCGGCACAAGACTTTCCTTCAGGATTAATTAAGTTCTATTTTATCTTAAACACCATGAAGAATAACTTCTGCCGCATGTCATCACAGGGCCTCTGGTGTACGGATGACCATGAAGTCTGCCATGTTGCTGCAGCCATGGCGTTTCATTCAGTATGGAGTggaaaaatcaattaataaaatggagctgataaaaaaaacaattgaattTGCACTTAACTTAAAAATTGGAAATGTGGAATTATGACTGAACTTTCTtacaatcacatttttaaatctgAATCAAACAATTTTGGTTTCATGAATTTTacaattcagtttttttcttaacCTCCCCTCCATTTAGTTAATTTCaaagaaatatgtaaatattataaataacatTAGATCTTATAGCTTTGTCCCACCAGGTCTATATTGGTCTATATTTCTTCTTTACTGGGTGTTACATACTGACTTTGTTTCCATTAATAGGATCTTGCCATGCTAGATGTTTGGATACAGAAACTGTGTGTGAAAAATCTACTTATAATGAAGACCACTGCAAAAAAATGGGTGAGCTCCCTTTAGATaagcaaaaaaatgaaattgtgaaGGTTTCTGCttcttatttacagtatattccattaaatgttttgttgtcagaTACGCAAAATCGATGGATCAAGGACAAGTACATCATCAACTTCACAAGAACAGGGAGCCATTGCCTCAACTGTAATAATCCAGTGAAAAAGCCTGAGAGGACAattaatttgaaacaaaatgtaacagttgataaaaaaggaaaacttgaCCCTGCTCAAGCTGTGTAAGACATACTCCATTAAtttattaaaggtgcagtgtgtagaatttagtggcatctagtggaacagacttggcagaaatgaaatgtataattaataagaatgttttaattagtgcataatcacctgaaaataagaattgtagttttcgttaccttagaatgagccctttatatctacatagagagcaggtcctcttccacggaggccgccatgttgcaagGCCATATTTCTACAGCAGCCCAGAAcgaacaaaccaaacactggctctagagagggcctttttatattttttgcaagttttgcgGCAACCATAGATTGTTCTACACGCTTGGAAgtggagggtgaggggagggatattcatttggttgcaatctgcaatctcaccgctagatgccactaaatcctacaaacTGGTCTCTAAAGGAagaaattttgggaaatatgctagTTCActttttgctgagagttagatgagaagaacCCGGTGGAAACAGCAAGCacggctctgtccaaagttaataAACTTGTGCTACCAACACATCTAAGGCTCTCTTACATgttaaatcttgtttgtttgatccatacacaaacagagtagttgtaaagtaaaaatgatcattttcccggcaacctcatggtgacaaCAAGGCTCTGGGAAATCACTGTTGTTTGCCCAGAAATAGTTACAGCATGTAACTTGccgtaaaaccacaacattttaccaagcggcaacctctggggctgaaaaattaagccaatgcagaagtgccaaaaactgcagttccttgaatgaccacttgaggctggctccaaaagcaagtcaatctccatagacctccatgttaaaatgcccaactttacagcagaaatgaaCATGTctacagcctggtacaaaaaacggtttcgatctctatagctaatttccccatTCATGACAACTGCACGGGGGGtgaattatttttataactcacccgtttaaattttattaaccGTAAAATTAcgcataatgaaggacatggctgctttgagtctgccagctgctaggtggcttgtttcagccattcggccctGCTCTTTACCCATTTTGGATTGGCCGGGAGTTAGACAGAGTCACACACTGCCAAAGTGGCGACGGCTGGAGCGGCtgactttgagcttcaaaaccactcaccagaaaccaatgggtgacgtcacggtgaatacgtccatatttttatacagtctatgcatTTTACATTTCCAATATTTCCGTTTATGTATGGATTAAGCGTACaagataaaatgtgttaattagggaactttagaggtgtttttaggtgtattttttaaactttagtCAGAGCCAACTAGCTGTTTCGACCggcttcctgtctttatgcaATGCTAAGCTAATCGCCTCCCTGCTCCAGCTCCATATTTAACGCacagatgtgagagtggtatcaatcttctcatctaactttcgccattaaaaagcaaataccaaaatgtcaaactaatcctttaaacaatgaaattaaaacagagaaaatgtattaGTATTGTGTATATTTAGGTTTTGACACTAAGTACTGATTACAGAGTTGCACATGATATCTCACATATATAAGCCATGCTTTTCCATCTGTCAACAGTAAAATCGTGAACAATATTCCCAGCATCGTTCCCTCTTTCAGTGAGTCTTCAGCTGAATTGAATGCAGGAGGGGGAGTCACGGGTGCCATAGTGAAGAAAACGGAGCCCGAAGATGTAGACGAAGTGTCCTTTGCTTATTTATCTCCGAATGACTCCATGAATGTGGGTGCATTACTTTTATTTGACCTTCATACCATGTCAGCAAAATAATATAATAGATTTCAGAATAACAGTATGTTTTCTGGATGTGATAAGAtgtgtttaccatcttagtttagcacgttagcatgctaacattgaCTAATTAGCAGAAAAAGtagagctgaggctgatgggaacgtcatcagtttttctggtaattTGACCTAATGAATGTGTGTAGCCAATTTCAGTGGAGTCCATCCAATACTTGTCATGACTTCCCTACACTGTCTCTGGTCCTGGGCCCCGAGCCCATTTACTGAAGGcttaaacctttaaaaacaaacagttcaaTGTTTTAAAGAGGCTAAATAATTTCCAATATTTTAACTGGACTAAATTGAAGTTGATAGTTTCATaattttttcaactttaaaacTGGTACACTATATAGTTTTGACAACAAACTTGTTACGCTCTTTCCTGCAGATTATAGACAGCAGAGATTTTCTGTCTCCGTTTTCAAGATCTGTTACAGTGTCAAAACAAGCTTTTGAAAAAGCTATCGATTCGAATGTGAGTGAAgcatttgcagctgttttgcGATTCAACAATATGGCTCAGGTAAGAAAAATACCTGTAATTTCACCGTCATTGATACAGCTTACATATATGATCATGTTActactttgttgcatttttccaGGATGAGTTGAACAGCACGGTTTTAGGTGATGAAGTTATAGCAATTGAAATGGGAGTTGCTATCACCAATCTCACAGACAAAATATCCATCAATTTTCGGAACTTGAAATAcgtaagttaaaaaaaaaaagtgctgtatTAAATATGTATCATCTGTACTTCATTATTGTCCAAGAGCACATTGTCAGTGCAGCTCTGTTACTTTGTTTGCAGGAAGGAATTCCAAGTTGCCGATCATGGAATGGTGAAGGTATTTTTCCTcactaatttgcatattgatgTTGATGCTAAAGCACAACCAGTGTTGGAAAAAGTAGACAGATCCTtgacttaagtaaaagtaccaatacagcactgtaaaaacactccattacaagtaaaaaacctgcatgaaaaatcctacttaagtaaaagtacataagtattatcagtttgatgtagttaaaatattgcagtaaaagtagtggtttggtccttctgactgatgtattattatatatgacatcattagattattaatactgaagcatcagtgttagagcagcatgttactgttgtagctgctggaggtggagctagtttcaactactttatatacagttagtttagtccagtggttcccaacctaggggttgggcccctccaaggggtcaccagataaatctgaggggtcatgagatgattaatgggagagaaaagatgaaTCAACATTCTGATTATTCTAGGTTATTTTAGAATCTGCATGTGTTAGTCTCATCGATCGTCATTTTGTGTCACTTATTTGAGGATTCAAACAGGTATTGGGTTATTTTCAGTTGTCTTTACGCAATTACTGGGACACCTAAATGGGGAAGAGCCATTATAGATATCATTAGTTTGTAATTttgtgctgtgaaaaaggtcaatTATGTCTGTTTCTAACAGTAAATTTTATCCAGTGAAGAACTCTTGTGGGATGTAATGcactacacatacacaatagATTGCACAAGGCTGCATAAATGTTATAAAGTATTTCTAGATAGTCTGCACACAACTGTGGTACTTTGGATTGACTGGAACATGCCCCACATGTGCAGGGATTGGCTCATGTGCGGGCGTCTTTAatagtgtgagtgtgtcctCACAGCGAGATttattgtttgaatgttttgattTGTATTTACCTTAATCTACATCCTGAGTTTATCATAatagtatttttactttaaaagttttaaactattttaaagAGGGTTGTTGAAACTGATGGATTTATGAACCCTCTGGTTTCACTGTTTACATGCTCTGCTCCTGTCTTGCAGGAAACCAGCCAAACTGGACAGATGATGGATGTGAGACAATACAAGATGGAGACAACATTACATGCCGGTGTTcgcatttgacattttttgctaTCTTATTGGTGCGTTTTACTTCTATTGTAATATTTGCATGATATACTAAGCTGCATTCTCTTAATTTTCATTCCCGTTAGGGtgcaaatatttgcatatttgtatgCCCATGTTAGCTGATTGCACTTCCTAGCTAAACCATTACCAGTGCCAATGCCTGTAACTAAATGcctaaaagtgtttatttttcttgtcCCTTTGCAGGCTCCCCTCAATGAAACCATCTCTAGTTCTGATTTGAACACCCTCACCATCATCACTCAAATTGGCTGTGGCTTGTCCATGTTCTTCCTCGGCATAGTCCTCTTCATGCACTTCTTTATGAGGTAACagtaataaaactttatttatgtatcaCTCCTCAGAGATGCAAAACAGTCAgctcagaaaaaagaaaaatgcatgcAAGAAGTAGAAGTAGTGTGggtgcctttaaaacagcagcagttctcttcggtacacttacacacagtttctcaggtacttggcaggtcagttgttcctgcatcttggagaattTGCAACAGTTCTCCTGGGGATTTAGGTGTCTCAGTTgcctctgtctcttcatgtaatcccagactgactccatgatgttgagatcagggttCTGTGGGGGCTATAACATCGGTTgaaggactccttgttcttttcgtagctgaagatagttctttatgactctggctgtgtgtttggggtcatcaTGCTGCCGAATacatttgggaccgatcagacacctccctaATGGtgttgcataatggataagagtCTAAACATCTAAATTGCCAAAAcgtttgcacagtactgtatatgttggCATGTTcaatatgtgtatatgtttatttgtgtatgtgtgtacagtatgtgtgcattaTACATGTATAATGCATTTTTACTCAGCCATTTAAACGTGTTTAAATAACTCAGGTCTCTTTTAATgcaattatatttatttaagcaCTACacactttagatgttttatgtttttgtgtcattttttacttttattttatctttcattattATCACCTGGTCCTATTAGGAACAACATATCATTCTGCCATATGCACATTCTTATGAATATGGTTAGATTGACAGttaaataaacttgaacttgatGTAATCTGTAGCAAAGTCATGAAGTGATTTGAAAACAAAGAGAAGCACTATAACACCAGTTCTACAGCTTAGGTGATTTACCTGCTTAATTTTCTCATCATATAACCATACACATTGAGACTTTTTTTATACAAAAGAGAATGggaaacaaatattttctatCACAATtaggagagacagagtgagcAAATAAAGGGAGAGAAGAGCAACTAGTAAAAACTGATGATTCATAGCTAATGAATATCTATATTTTAGATCACTTAAGTCTATTCTAACTCTCTTGTCAAAAGGGTGCAAAACACTTACATACTAACGTGCAAGTAAACCAATACAACATCGCGGGTTGAGAGCTGTGTTGTTCCACAGCGGTTAATGTAGTGAAAGTTCATGTAAATAAGACAGCTTTCCAGAACAGCAGAACACTGTGGGAGGTTATGTCAAAATATTCACAGTAGGAAAATGAGATCGTTGAAATAGCAGCCTCATTGTTGGAGTATGATGCAAACAACCGTGTGTACCAAATGAATGCCGtaagcaaataaaacatcttaTCCATCGTCTTCATCACCTTGTATGGTCACAGGAATATTTTCAGGTCACTACTGCACTGTAAACACTGTTTAGTGAACAAGGaagttaaaataatcaaatgtattgtttatacatgtacataaggttatgtaataaaatatgaCTGTGGTTCTGAATAGACTTCATGCTAGAGTTTGCATTAGATACGTGcatgactgtttgtgtgtttgttttcagtcctGCAGTTAATCTTGTGGATTTCAAGCATAATTTTCATGATGTTTAGATTAGTGACTACATCACTGTCTGTTGTGACGGGATAAATTTTGTGTGAAATCTTTTAAGTAAAGGTGAAGAAGTAAAGGTGATTTAGGTAATTAACTAACTCGTgatcataaaatgaaatgaatgaaacaatgtTCAGTGTGCAAAGTGTCCTCTCCTGCCTTTGCTCTCTCCCTTTATAAACTAGTCAATAAATATCATTGTATTGTAGAACAGGAAATTCACTGACATTCAGAGTGAAGCTATTAGCATTTTTATTGTAGATTGATTTGAATTCAGCTTTGCCTAAAAGTCAGTTTGGTTTGTTATTGACAGATGACCACAGTCACATTTTACAGTGATGGTAATGATTCTTTTctaattttacttaaaatgtttagtttaatatttttagtgatgtaatactattattatattttggTTCATTCAAGTGAAAAGCCAGATCTCTAGGCTGTTTTtcagttaaataattaattgtttagtttataaaatgtcagagaatgcCCATCACAACtttccagagcccaaggtgatgacttcagatatcagatatcaaCAATCCAAGACTGAACAGctttcaatttacaatgatgtaaaacagcgaaaagcagcaaatcctctcaCAAGCTCAGActagtgattgacatttttgtgcGATAAATGAAcgaaacgattaatcaattatcaaaattgtgaAGATAATATcatcatttgttcattcattcctCCAGTTGACAGCATAATCATAACACAGTATTTATCCATCAGCAATCAAAAACATCATGGACACTTTCAAATAAATTCTGACATACATGACCTCTTTGTTAATTCATCTCTCCTCACAGGAAGACCAAGACCAGTAAGACCACCTGGCTCCTCATCCACCTCGTGTCGGCCATGTTCCTGCTTAACCTCACCTTCCTGATCAACAGCGTTGTGGCAAAAATGAAGAACTCAGTGGGTTGTAAGATCATGGCGGCTTTCATGCACTACTTCATGTTGGCCACTTTCACTTGGTTTGCTGTGCAGGCCTTCCACCTCTGCCTGCAGCTGTACACAAGGGGCAACATTTCAATCCATCGCTACATACTCAAAGTCTCCGTCACCAGCTGGGGTACATTTAGattaatattttctctttttttggtttaaGGAATGATTGAAAAAGGTTGTAACTCTTTCGGACTTGATAACTCATTgctgtttatttcctttttccatTTCCAGTTCTTCCGAGTGTAGTGGTGATTGTCCTGTTCATTTTAGGAAAATATGGTGAACAAGTTATCCACACGgataacactgaaaataatgaaGCCATGTGAGTTATGACTGCATTTTC contains:
- the LOC121882059 gene encoding adhesion G-protein coupled receptor G6-like isoform X1, whose translation is MTQKSWMTWVLLMCLLWICPIFKAKGGNFVLDYKNCPPKQKIIFIVADNFNGLIGRKQNNLQIDNCIIFLQKNASKLTRRLWGAEWPQMDDKNDSLVLRISKWHIKKKNLCVLNGTHCNATVSQLKAKECSAQKEPNCVFSQMINGSCHARCLDTETVCEKSTYNEDHCKKMGELPLDKQKNEIVKVSASYLQYIPLNVLLSDTQNRWIKDKYIINFTRTGSHCLNCNNPVKKPERTINLKQNVTVDKKGKLDPAQAVKIVNNIPSIVPSFSESSAELNAGGGVTGAIVKKTEPEDVDEVSFAYLSPNDSMNIIDSRDFLSPFSRSVTVSKQAFEKAIDSNVSEAFAAVLRFNNMAQDELNSTVLGDEVIAIEMGVAITNLTDKISINFRNLKYEGIPSCRSWNGEGNQPNWTDDGCETIQDGDNITCRCSHLTFFAILLAPLNETISSSDLNTLTIITQIGCGLSMFFLGIVLFMHFFMRKTKTSKTTWLLIHLVSAMFLLNLTFLINSVVAKMKNSVGCKIMAAFMHYFMLATFTWFAVQAFHLCLQLYTRGNISIHRYILKVSVTSWVLPSVVVIVLFILGKYGEQVIHTDNTENNEAMCWITDSDVHYIVNIGYYVLVFLFTFTTFIIMLSWLFCLKRTKAGNVQMSRNGKNIVTILGLCCMLGITWGFAFFAYGALRIPSYYIFTALNSFQGFFLFIYHYNTRQWEEVNIGVNKNPDNISSISTLNTSLGNHENPYTNQPGKK
- the LOC121882059 gene encoding adhesion G-protein coupled receptor G6-like isoform X2, whose product is MTQKSWMTWVLLMCLLWICPIFKAKGGNFVLDYKNCPPKQKIIFIVADNFNGLIGRKQNNLQIDNCIIFLQKNASKLTRRLWGAEWPQMDDKNDSLVLRISKWHIKKKNLCVLNGTHCNATVSQLKAKECSAQKEPNCVFSQMINGSCHARCLDTETVCEKSTYNEDHCKKMDTQNRWIKDKYIINFTRTGSHCLNCNNPVKKPERTINLKQNVTVDKKGKLDPAQAVKIVNNIPSIVPSFSESSAELNAGGGVTGAIVKKTEPEDVDEVSFAYLSPNDSMNIIDSRDFLSPFSRSVTVSKQAFEKAIDSNVSEAFAAVLRFNNMAQDELNSTVLGDEVIAIEMGVAITNLTDKISINFRNLKYEGIPSCRSWNGEGNQPNWTDDGCETIQDGDNITCRCSHLTFFAILLAPLNETISSSDLNTLTIITQIGCGLSMFFLGIVLFMHFFMRKTKTSKTTWLLIHLVSAMFLLNLTFLINSVVAKMKNSVGCKIMAAFMHYFMLATFTWFAVQAFHLCLQLYTRGNISIHRYILKVSVTSWVLPSVVVIVLFILGKYGEQVIHTDNTENNEAMCWITDSDVHYIVNIGYYVLVFLFTFTTFIIMLSWLFCLKRTKAGNVQMSRNGKNIVTILGLCCMLGITWGFAFFAYGALRIPSYYIFTALNSFQGFFLFIYHYNTRQWEEVNIGVNKNPDNISSISTLNTSLGNHENPYTNQPGKK